One genomic region from Cetobacterium sp. ZOR0034 encodes:
- a CDS encoding Fic family protein encodes MTKYEELLKLYYKKQNITEELEKRLANPCAYKTELEIFPISKEKRVMDQKFNLFYLPIGDILLLEEKIYRQSAEIQRLSINLPMIARVSCIREIMVNEIIKTNGIEGVRTTKKDVYESMDSKKKTRLSGIINKYNQIIENNIERIDSPEEIKDLYEYIFSQDILENPENRLDGKLFRKGRIHISNGLKTVHIGDTSEEMIISHITDLVKFMNKNDIQSLVKASIAHYYLEYIHPFYDGNGRFGRLLFSMYLARKTDVFTALSLSYAIFSDKDGYSKLFLDVSNPRNCGEVTFFVKGMLEFILKGQESIIEMLNQNIVKLEFAFQYIKDCSLTEIESEILSIYVQGYIFAERSHMKDSEILEYLPIKSKLTLKKHLDSLVDKNYLQQISKRPSQHSLSEFLKGEFE; translated from the coding sequence ATGACTAAGTATGAAGAGTTATTGAAGTTATATTATAAAAAACAAAATATAACAGAAGAGTTGGAAAAAAGATTAGCTAATCCATGTGCATATAAAACAGAATTAGAGATTTTTCCTATTTCAAAAGAAAAAAGAGTTATGGATCAAAAGTTTAATCTATTTTATTTACCGATAGGGGATATATTACTTTTAGAAGAGAAGATATATAGACAGAGTGCAGAGATTCAAAGATTGTCTATAAACTTACCGATGATAGCAAGAGTTTCTTGTATCAGAGAGATTATGGTTAATGAAATCATAAAAACAAATGGAATAGAGGGAGTAAGAACTACTAAGAAAGATGTCTATGAAAGTATGGATTCGAAAAAGAAAACTAGACTTTCTGGAATTATAAATAAATATAATCAAATAATAGAAAATAATATTGAGAGAATAGACTCTCCAGAAGAGATTAAAGATTTGTATGAATATATATTTTCTCAGGATATTTTGGAAAATCCCGAAAATAGATTGGATGGGAAGTTGTTTAGAAAAGGACGAATCCATATAAGCAATGGATTGAAGACCGTTCATATAGGAGATACTTCTGAAGAGATGATTATATCTCATATTACAGATTTGGTTAAATTTATGAATAAAAATGATATTCAAAGTCTTGTAAAAGCGTCGATAGCTCACTATTATTTAGAGTATATTCATCCGTTTTACGATGGGAATGGACGTTTTGGAAGATTGCTATTTTCGATGTATTTGGCAAGAAAAACTGATGTTTTTACAGCACTTTCTCTTTCGTATGCAATATTTTCTGATAAAGATGGATATTCAAAGCTGTTTTTAGATGTTTCAAATCCTAGAAATTGTGGAGAAGTAACATTTTTTGTAAAAGGTATGTTGGAATTTATTTTGAAAGGTCAAGAAAGTATAATAGAGATGCTAAATCAAAATATAGTGAAGTTAGAATTTGCATTTCAGTATATAAAAGATTGTAGTTTAACAGAGATAGAAAGTGAGATTTTATCAATATATGTTCAAGGTTATATTTTTGCAGAGAGATCTCATATGAAAGATTCTGAAATTTTAGAGTATTTACCAATAAAAAGTAAATTGACTCTAAAAAAACATCTAGATTCGTTAGTAGATAAAAATTATCTTCAACAGATATCTAAGAGACCTTCTCAACATAGTTTGAGTGAATTCTTGAAAGGTGAGTTTGAATAA
- a CDS encoding carbohydrate ABC transporter permease: MRILKKIDKESIAGLGFLTPAIILISLFVIGPMLIAFSYGFTDYHLLRPHAKQFIGLDNFKYMLEDPIMFKSFINTTLFVVLVVPLQLSMALGFALIINKKFKGSVISKLAFFSPAVLSLVVISILWSILLNPNSGLLNQFLELLGFEKQPFLHSVTQAMPTIAFISAWSGCGYQMLIFLSGLKNIPNELYEAAKIDGANRFQSFIYVTLPCLKPITVFLVVTTIIGAFKLIVQPMVMTGGGPDNATMTILQYIYEYGFRHRNTGYSSAVTIVFVVMLVILSLIFKKFIHEED, from the coding sequence ATGCGAATTCTAAAAAAAATAGATAAAGAGAGTATAGCGGGATTAGGGTTTCTAACACCTGCAATTATATTGATTTCATTATTTGTAATAGGTCCTATGCTGATAGCATTTTCATATGGATTTACAGATTATCATCTATTAAGACCTCATGCTAAGCAGTTTATAGGCTTAGATAACTTTAAATATATGCTAGAGGATCCAATAATGTTTAAAAGTTTTATAAATACAACTTTATTTGTGGTTTTAGTTGTTCCATTACAACTTTCGATGGCTTTGGGATTTGCTTTAATAATCAATAAAAAGTTTAAAGGAAGTGTAATTTCAAAGCTTGCATTTTTCTCACCAGCTGTGTTATCACTTGTTGTAATCTCAATTTTATGGAGTATCTTACTAAATCCAAATTCAGGATTATTGAATCAATTTTTAGAACTTTTAGGATTCGAAAAACAGCCATTTCTTCATAGTGTGACTCAAGCCATGCCAACAATAGCGTTTATTTCGGCTTGGTCAGGATGTGGATACCAGATGCTTATATTCCTTTCTGGTTTAAAAAATATTCCAAATGAACTGTATGAAGCTGCAAAAATAGATGGAGCAAATAGATTCCAAAGTTTTATATATGTGACATTGCCATGTTTAAAGCCTATAACTGTATTTTTAGTTGTTACAACAATAATCGGAGCCTTCAAACTTATTGTTCAACCTATGGTTATGACAGGTGGTGGACCAGACAATGCAACTATGACGATTTTACAATATATATATGAATATGGATTTAGACATAGAAATACCGGATATTCAAGTGCAGTAACGATAGTCTTTGTAGTGATGTTAGTTATACTATCATTAATATTTAAAAAGTTTATACATGAGGAGGATTAA
- a CDS encoding TIM barrel protein — translation MLGLVCMLDGKGMKKGVASLKAFNLEKVREATLFNLDYTLETIRFCRLKGYIYRVSSSVIPYPDCWEWNKDEEILKKLKEIKKQSSKIRLIIHPDQFVVLNSDSESVIKNSLKILKNQTDFAKLAGISDLVLHIGKKDGIQKFIETFKTLDDYTKSILVLENCHNYKVNEVLELCEKIEIPMVLDVHHARVTKSEEYDTERVKATWKDRKPLAHISSGKESEDDKSHADYISEEDVQRFEWLFQDFDVEVEAKKKELALEKLEKDQKN, via the coding sequence ATGCTAGGCTTAGTTTGTATGTTAGATGGAAAAGGGATGAAAAAAGGAGTGGCATCTTTGAAGGCTTTCAATCTCGAAAAGGTTAGAGAGGCTACACTTTTTAATCTTGATTATACTTTAGAAACGATAAGGTTTTGTAGACTTAAAGGCTACATATACAGAGTGTCATCGTCGGTGATTCCTTATCCTGACTGCTGGGAGTGGAATAAAGATGAAGAGATTTTGAAAAAGTTAAAAGAGATAAAAAAACAGAGTTCAAAGATTCGGTTAATCATACATCCAGATCAGTTTGTGGTTTTAAATAGTGATTCGGAAAGTGTGATAAAAAACTCTTTGAAAATTTTGAAGAATCAAACCGATTTTGCAAAGTTAGCAGGAATAAGTGATTTAGTTTTACATATTGGAAAAAAAGATGGAATCCAAAAGTTTATCGAGACTTTTAAAACCTTAGATGATTACACAAAAAGTATTTTAGTTTTAGAGAACTGTCACAATTACAAGGTGAATGAGGTTTTAGAACTTTGTGAGAAGATAGAAATTCCGATGGTTTTAGATGTTCATCACGCAAGGGTTACCAAAAGTGAAGAGTATGATACAGAAAGAGTAAAGGCGACCTGGAAAGATAGAAAGCCTCTCGCTCATATCTCTTCTGGAAAAGAGTCTGAGGATGATAAATCTCATGCTGATTATATATCAGAAGAGGATGTTCAGAGGTTTGAATGGCTCTTCCAAGATTTCGACGTAGAGGTTGAAGCGAAAAAGAAGGAATTAGCATTAGAAAAGTTAGAAAAAGACCAGAAAAATTAA
- a CDS encoding LacI family DNA-binding transcriptional regulator, which produces MKVTMKLVAEKAGVSLSTVSRVLNTPESVDDEKVKVVRKWIKELNYQPNLAAQSLKKSSSFLIGVSIPNLTNPYFIEILDYLEKIATEKGYNLILHNSQGNPETEFENINNFIRRNVDGIILVANSVENIKYLKNRNIPHITLTNQFPDTNSISTNHRYGGELVAKHFIEQGRINLAYIGPENDEKYIGFQSELYEKGFGVDENMCIFMPNTPLSNFEIKNYIKKFLGTLSKYPDGFFTTNDTVAYELVKELEARDINIPKDTMIASFDNTILSQILKITSVNQPIQEIVEKGFEILLNQISEERFYHFGNFEILPSLVIRRSTIK; this is translated from the coding sequence ATGAAAGTAACAATGAAATTAGTCGCTGAAAAAGCTGGTGTCTCTCTTTCAACAGTTTCTAGAGTGTTAAACACTCCTGAAAGTGTTGATGATGAAAAAGTAAAAGTAGTTAGAAAATGGATCAAAGAACTAAACTACCAACCGAATCTAGCTGCGCAATCTCTAAAAAAAAGTAGCTCTTTTTTAATAGGAGTTTCAATTCCAAATTTAACAAATCCATATTTTATAGAGATTTTAGATTACTTGGAGAAAATAGCTACTGAAAAAGGATATAATCTTATTTTACACAACTCTCAAGGTAATCCTGAGACTGAGTTTGAAAATATAAATAACTTTATCAGAAGAAATGTTGACGGAATAATATTAGTTGCTAACTCTGTTGAAAATATAAAATATCTTAAAAATAGAAATATACCACATATAACTTTAACTAATCAATTTCCAGATACAAATAGTATCTCTACTAATCATAGATATGGTGGTGAGCTTGTTGCAAAACACTTTATCGAACAGGGAAGAATTAATCTAGCGTATATAGGGCCTGAAAATGATGAGAAGTATATTGGATTTCAAAGTGAGTTATACGAAAAGGGATTTGGAGTAGATGAAAATATGTGTATCTTCATGCCTAATACACCACTTTCAAATTTTGAAATAAAGAACTATATCAAGAAATTCTTAGGTACTTTATCTAAATATCCAGATGGATTTTTTACAACAAATGATACTGTAGCATACGAACTAGTTAAAGAGCTTGAAGCTCGTGATATAAATATACCAAAAGATACTATGATTGCAAGCTTTGATAATACAATTTTATCTCAGATTTTAAAAATTACAAGTGTAAATCAACCGATTCAAGAGATTGTCGAAAAGGGGTTTGAGATTCTTTTAAATCAAATATCAGAAGAGAGATTCTATCATTTTGGAAACTTTGAAATTTTACCATCTCTTGTTATACGAAGATCCACTATAAAATAA
- a CDS encoding ABC transporter substrate-binding protein, whose amino-acid sequence MKKLILLGAMSLLIMSCGEKESKNKEVTVWTHASPEHPEGRMFQTRADEYNKNFPDKLPIKIQNFTRAGAGSGYMDKLNAAITASDMPDIFTLDGPDIASYATAGVVKQLDNSMNKEFLSGFTKAIQEQGTIDHKLYGIGYQDSGVIILYNEEIINMLPQDVKAIIPMSPEADWTWDDFYKVSSAVKDLKSNPEFKDTEVVRKIELPVSFALGDIVKGGYEIAMYYLAPIIWTNNSNVVSEDGLTTDGYLNNPKTVEALQVFGKFFRDDLGGIVESEKAFHNGKAALAVAGSWYIPDLTNNYPELKYRALKYPKLSKDFTGNYTPSGSWSFVVNGALKDSDTKTKEVLEALEWLTNDDSVKVYYDANNSIPVRTAMIDIIDTNTSNPNFNEAWTALKNEIKNTNKARPASPIYPYISETFAKDIISKIAREKTADFETIKKYTDEAVTKIDREARKYKK is encoded by the coding sequence ATGAAAAAATTAATTTTATTAGGAGCAATGAGTTTATTGATTATGAGTTGTGGTGAAAAAGAAAGTAAAAATAAAGAGGTTACAGTGTGGACTCACGCATCACCTGAACACCCAGAGGGAAGAATGTTTCAAACGAGAGCTGATGAGTACAATAAAAATTTTCCAGACAAATTACCTATAAAGATTCAAAACTTTACAAGAGCGGGTGCAGGGTCTGGATATATGGATAAATTGAATGCTGCAATAACAGCTTCGGATATGCCTGATATCTTCACATTAGATGGCCCAGATATAGCCTCTTACGCAACAGCAGGTGTAGTAAAGCAACTTGATAACTCTATGAATAAAGAGTTTTTATCAGGATTTACAAAAGCTATTCAAGAGCAAGGAACTATAGATCATAAACTTTATGGAATAGGATACCAAGATTCAGGAGTTATCATTTTATATAATGAAGAGATAATAAATATGCTACCTCAAGATGTTAAAGCAATAATTCCAATGTCACCAGAAGCGGATTGGACGTGGGATGATTTCTATAAAGTCTCTTCAGCAGTTAAAGATTTAAAATCAAATCCAGAATTTAAAGATACTGAAGTGGTAAGAAAAATAGAACTTCCAGTTAGCTTTGCATTAGGAGATATAGTTAAAGGTGGATACGAGATAGCGATGTATTACCTTGCACCAATTATTTGGACAAATAACTCAAATGTAGTTTCAGAAGATGGTCTTACTACGGATGGATATTTAAATAATCCTAAAACAGTTGAGGCGTTACAGGTATTTGGAAAGTTTTTCAGAGATGATTTAGGTGGGATAGTAGAGTCAGAAAAAGCCTTTCATAATGGAAAAGCTGCTTTAGCAGTTGCAGGGTCTTGGTATATTCCAGATTTAACAAATAACTACCCAGAGTTAAAATATAGAGCGTTGAAATATCCTAAATTATCAAAAGATTTTACAGGAAATTATACACCTTCAGGAAGTTGGTCGTTTGTTGTAAACGGTGCATTAAAAGATAGTGATACTAAAACAAAAGAGGTTTTAGAAGCATTAGAGTGGCTAACAAATGATGATTCAGTAAAAGTTTACTATGATGCAAATAACTCTATTCCTGTAAGAACAGCTATGATAGATATAATTGATACAAATACATCAAATCCAAATTTCAATGAAGCGTGGACAGCTTTAAAAAATGAAATTAAAAATACAAATAAAGCTAGACCAGCATCACCGATCTATCCATATATATCTGAAACTTTTGCAAAAGATATAATTTCAAAGATAGCAAGAGAGAAAACTGCGGATTTTGAAACTATAAAAAAATATACAGATGAAGCTGTTACAAAAATAGATAGAGAGGCTAGAAAATATAAAAAGTAG